In Thermotomaculum hydrothermale, a single genomic region encodes these proteins:
- a CDS encoding aminopeptidase, protein MIDNRVKKLAKIIVNYSIEVKKGEKVLIDTTIDDISLATALIDEIYKKGGMPFVNFMDNRILRKILMKSNAEMWKLKAKYDAPFMEDMDCYVAIRGHLNVAEFGDVPSKRLAEYQKEWLHPVHMEIRVPKKKWVVMRWPSPSFAQSANMPTEKFEDFFFNVCTLDYSKMSKAMDPLVDLMNKTDKVHIKGKGTDLTFSIKDIPAIKCDGKMNIPDGEVFTAPVKNSVNGYLTYNARTLYQGTIFDEIYLEFKDGKIVKAEAGKKTERLNQILDTDEGARYIGEFALGLNPYVEEPMLDILFDEKIKGSFHFTPGNAYDEADNGNRSAIHWDMVCIQRPEYGGGEIYFDGKLIRKDGLFVIPELEPLNPENLK, encoded by the coding sequence ATGATTGATAATAGAGTAAAAAAACTTGCAAAGATAATAGTTAATTATTCAATTGAGGTTAAAAAGGGAGAAAAGGTTTTAATTGACACAACAATTGATGACATCTCCCTTGCAACCGCACTTATTGACGAAATTTACAAAAAAGGCGGAATGCCGTTTGTAAACTTTATGGATAATAGGATTTTAAGAAAGATTTTAATGAAGTCAAATGCTGAAATGTGGAAGTTAAAGGCAAAGTACGATGCTCCCTTTATGGAAGATATGGACTGCTATGTTGCTATTAGAGGGCATTTAAATGTTGCAGAATTTGGGGATGTACCATCTAAGAGGCTTGCTGAGTATCAAAAAGAGTGGCTTCACCCTGTTCACATGGAAATAAGGGTACCAAAGAAGAAATGGGTTGTAATGAGGTGGCCTTCACCTTCATTTGCCCAGAGTGCAAATATGCCCACTGAAAAGTTTGAAGACTTTTTCTTCAATGTTTGCACCCTTGATTACTCAAAAATGTCAAAGGCAATGGACCCACTTGTTGATTTAATGAACAAAACAGACAAAGTGCACATTAAGGGCAAGGGAACTGATTTAACATTCTCTATAAAAGACATCCCTGCGATAAAATGCGACGGCAAAATGAACATACCTGACGGAGAAGTTTTTACAGCGCCTGTTAAAAATTCTGTAAACGGCTATTTAACTTATAATGCGAGAACACTCTATCAGGGAACAATATTTGACGAAATTTACCTTGAATTTAAAGACGGAAAGATTGTAAAGGCAGAGGCGGGAAAGAAAACAGAGAGGTTAAACCAGATTTTAGACACAGACGAAGGGGCAAGGTATATTGGTGAATTTGCATTAGGCTTAAACCCTTATGTTGAAGAGCCAATGCTTGATATTCTCTTTGACGAAAAGATAAAAGGCTCATTTCACTTTACCCCGGGCAATGCTTATGACGAGGCTGACAACGGCAACCGCTCCGCAATTCACTGGGATATGGTTTGCATTCAAAGGCCAGAATACGGCGGCGGAGAAATTTACTTTGACGGAAAACTTATCCGCAAAGACGGCCTCTTTGTTATCCCTGAATTAGAACCCCTGAATCCTGAAAACCTAAAATAA